In Acinetobacter pittii, one genomic interval encodes:
- the recJ gene encoding single-stranded-DNA-specific exonuclease RecJ: protein MTKIQIKQRPLLTRPEQFQGVPPFIAEILARRGVKSEQELELKLKNLLAPQLKGLETAVALIDQAIDEQKKIVIVGDYDADGATSTALMVLVLRDMGAQVDYLVPDRFKYGYGLTPAIAELAHQTYQPDLLITVDNGISSHTGVDAAHALGMQVIITDHHLTTKETPLAEAVVNPNQLGCEFPSKALAGVGVAFYVLANLASLRSKQGKSTSKVTQYLDLVALGTYADVAVLDYNNRILVDAGVKRIQQHQCRVGILALLDIAGREASSLRAQDLGFVLGPRINAAGRMESMRIGIECLLADSMETAYPIARQLNQLNIERRQIEGEMKQQALSALDSLQLSKEDIPPALVLFEENWHQGVIGIVAGRLKEQFHRPTIVFAPDEDGIHIKGSARSIDGVHIRDTIEQVAEQHPELVSHFGGHAAAAGLTIRKENFEAFKTAFTNCIAEMEESLFQATLWTDGELPASALQLDTLDWIEQLGPWGQKFPFPQFEGYFKVVDYRWLKEAHLKLRLALDQYVFDAIAFNAAGKFEFNPMQDEVHLVYEIDRNAFNGNVNLQLRIIHLNQ, encoded by the coding sequence ATGACAAAAATACAAATCAAACAAAGACCTTTATTAACACGCCCTGAACAGTTTCAGGGCGTGCCTCCGTTTATTGCTGAAATTTTAGCAAGACGTGGAGTGAAATCTGAACAGGAATTAGAGTTAAAACTTAAGAACTTATTAGCTCCACAGCTCAAGGGACTAGAAACCGCTGTGGCATTAATAGATCAAGCCATTGATGAGCAGAAAAAAATTGTTATTGTCGGTGATTATGATGCCGATGGTGCAACCAGCACAGCATTAATGGTATTGGTGCTTCGCGATATGGGAGCACAAGTCGACTATTTGGTTCCAGACCGATTTAAATACGGTTATGGACTTACCCCTGCAATTGCAGAACTTGCACATCAAACATATCAGCCTGACCTACTGATTACTGTTGATAATGGTATTTCCAGTCATACTGGTGTGGATGCCGCGCATGCGCTAGGCATGCAAGTTATTATTACCGATCATCATTTAACGACCAAAGAAACGCCTCTGGCAGAAGCAGTGGTAAATCCTAACCAGTTAGGTTGTGAGTTTCCAAGTAAAGCGCTTGCAGGTGTTGGAGTTGCATTTTATGTGCTGGCTAATTTAGCGAGTTTACGTAGTAAACAAGGTAAAAGTACGAGTAAAGTCACTCAATATTTAGATTTGGTTGCTTTGGGAACTTATGCCGATGTTGCTGTCCTAGATTATAACAACCGCATTTTGGTCGATGCAGGCGTGAAGCGCATTCAGCAACATCAATGCCGAGTTGGAATATTAGCACTGTTAGATATTGCTGGCCGTGAGGCTTCATCTTTGCGTGCACAAGATTTAGGTTTTGTTTTAGGTCCGCGTATTAACGCTGCTGGACGCATGGAGAGCATGCGCATTGGGATCGAATGCTTGTTGGCAGACTCTATGGAAACTGCCTATCCGATCGCGAGACAATTAAATCAATTAAATATTGAGCGGCGTCAAATCGAAGGGGAGATGAAGCAACAAGCCTTATCTGCTTTAGATAGCTTGCAGCTTTCAAAGGAAGATATTCCTCCAGCTCTTGTACTCTTCGAAGAAAATTGGCATCAAGGTGTGATTGGAATTGTAGCAGGGCGTTTAAAAGAACAGTTTCATCGTCCCACTATTGTGTTTGCACCAGATGAAGACGGTATCCATATTAAGGGGTCTGCACGTTCAATTGACGGTGTACATATAAGAGATACGATTGAACAGGTTGCGGAGCAACATCCAGAACTGGTTAGCCATTTTGGCGGTCATGCAGCAGCGGCTGGTTTAACCATACGTAAAGAAAACTTTGAGGCTTTTAAAACAGCATTTACCAATTGCATTGCAGAAATGGAAGAATCTTTGTTTCAAGCAACTCTCTGGACGGATGGAGAACTGCCTGCTTCTGCCTTACAACTCGATACTTTAGACTGGATAGAACAGCTAGGGCCATGGGGGCAAAAATTCCCTTTTCCGCAATTTGAAGGGTATTTTAAAGTTGTTGATTATCGTTGGCTTAAAGAAGCACATCTCAAACTTAGATTGGCACTAGATCAATATGTTTTTGATGCGATTGCTTTTAATGCCGCAGGCAAATTTGAATTTAACCCTATGCAAGATGAAGTTCATTTGGTCTATGAAATAGACCGAAATGCATTTAATGGTAATGTAAATTTGCAATTGCGCATCATACATTTGAACCAATAA
- a CDS encoding putative porin, with the protein MKKLAIASALLSALAVSGTANAYQAEVGGSYNYLDPDNGSSVSKFGVDGTYYFNPVQTRNAPLAEAAFLSRASNVNALINYGDNSGTKDTQYGVGVEYYVPNSDFYLSGDVGRTEREIDNTNIDRKVTTYAAEVGYLPAPGLLLALGVKGYDEKDGKDGADPTVRAKYVTQVGQHDVNLEAYGAFGDLDEYKVRGDYYIDKTLSVGADYYNNDLTDKDEFGINAKKFLNQQVSVEGRVGFGDNDKTYGVRAAYRF; encoded by the coding sequence ATGAAAAAACTAGCAATTGCATCAGCTCTTTTATCTGCTCTTGCAGTAAGTGGCACAGCAAACGCTTACCAAGCTGAAGTTGGTGGTTCTTACAATTATCTTGATCCAGACAACGGTAGCAGCGTAAGTAAATTCGGTGTTGACGGGACTTATTACTTTAATCCTGTTCAAACTCGTAATGCTCCACTTGCCGAAGCAGCATTCTTAAGCCGCGCAAGTAACGTTAACGCCCTTATCAACTATGGCGATAACAGCGGTACAAAAGATACTCAATATGGCGTAGGTGTTGAATACTACGTTCCTAACTCAGATTTCTACCTTAGCGGTGATGTAGGTAGAACTGAACGTGAAATTGATAACACTAATATTGACCGTAAAGTAACGACTTATGCAGCTGAAGTAGGTTATTTACCAGCTCCTGGTTTATTACTTGCTCTAGGTGTTAAAGGTTACGACGAAAAAGACGGTAAAGACGGTGCTGATCCAACAGTACGTGCTAAATACGTAACTCAAGTAGGTCAACATGACGTAAATCTTGAAGCTTATGGTGCGTTTGGTGACCTAGACGAATATAAAGTTCGTGGCGACTACTACATCGACAAAACTTTAAGTGTTGGTGCAGATTACTACAACAACGACTTAACTGATAAAGATGAATTTGGTATCAATGCTAAAAAATTCTTAAATCAGCAAGTAAGTGTTGAAGGTCGTGTTGGATTCGGTGATAACGACAAGACTTATGGTGTTCGTGCAGCATACCGCTTCTAA